The nucleotide sequence TTCATGGGTAAAATTAACTAGTCTAATCGATAATAGATATTGTGTTTTATGCTTAACCGAATTACTTTATTGCTTTCTGAACTGACGTCAATCGATTAAGACTGATAGCTTAATCAATAAAATGACAGTTGATTGCTTGGACGTCAGTAAGCATCTGCCTTGTCAAAATGATATAAATATGAAGTAATAAAATTGCATGATATATTGATAGGTGTATATATGTTGATAGGTTTTTcatgaataaaaaatgagtgATTTCTACGTCTAATGTTCAAAGTGATGTTTATGTGCTAGTCCTAATCAATTAGGTTGTTAGACTAATATACGAGCTATTGTGATGCAATGTAATGTAACTTAGTATTATGTTTGGTTTCGTGATTATGCAGGCACAACCCTTATTCAGGGACCCAAAGAAATTTCCAGATATGGCAGATCCACTTCTCAACAAACAATTCCCAGAAAAGGATCTTAATCAAGCTGTTGCAATAGCAGCCATGTGCTTACAAGAGGAACCAGAAGCTCGTCCTTTGATCGGCGACGTTGTGACCGCTCTGAGTTTTCTTTCCACGGGTACAACGCAATCAATTCCACCACCCTCACTTCCCACGGCCACCTCTGTCTCTATGCATAGTGTTGCTACTGAAAGCGAATGGGAAAGTGAGAGTGAAAGTGAATCAGAAGGAGAAACTTCAGATGATGAAGGCCCTGATCATGAAGAAGACAATGAAACTTCTCAAAAGCATGCTGCATCTAGTGCAAAATACCAAGAAAATGATGTCTTAATCCAACATCAAAAAAGGGCGTCTTCAAAGAAATCAAGCCGAAAAAGTAGCACAAGATCAAGGAATGTAACAATGAGTACAGATTCAGCAGAGGGAAGTGCTTCTTCCAGTGACcaaaaaagtagaaaatggaAGAGCTTTGTTGGTAATTTAAGCCAAAAGACAAACAGCACAAAAAAGGCTGTTATCAAAGAATTAAGCATGAAGAGCAGCAAAAAAACTTCAATCAAAGAACTAAGCCAGAAAAGCAGTAGAAAATCTTCCATCAGAAATTTAATCCATAAGAGCACTGGAAAATCTTCTGCTAAAGTTTCGAGCCACGCGGAATCGGAAGATGCAAGCATGATTTCGTCTCATAGAGCTGGCTCATCAATTCAATATACAAGCAGCGCTATGTCTGACCGTAGCAGCGGCAGAGGAAGTGGGAGTGTTCACTCGGACATTAACCATAGCAGAAGGACAGAAGAGAGCATGCGATTAGCCATGGAATCCGATGATGAAGGAAACAGTCATCCTTTTGATCGTATGAGTAGCAGTGAATCAGATCGGCGATAAGGGAAGTGTAAAGTGTTTTCCTTTTGTGATGAAAATTATCAAGCTTTGGTTTATACATGCAATCTTGAAGAGCATGCAAGCACATACTTTGACACGGTGCTTTGTATTTTTCTGCTGCATCATGCAGCCGAAGCATTACAATTTAACCAATATGTGGAATTCTTATAGAAACTCAAACTTGAAAAATCAAGCATCCTTTAAATCTATTGTTTTGTTTAGTAGGCTTCatacttatgattaatttaTCAATCTTTGGTTCAAGGACTAGAGTCAAAGCAGCTGTGAATTTTCGTAGGGCAAGTGTTGCCACTATCGGAAGAACAATGCTTCTTGTTTTGTGTTGCTGGTCTTGCTAACCAGTATTTAATGTATTGataatttgaaaaaagttacatatttaattaactaacattcattcattattatcatatgacaattccaattttattaatgttctacacacaaaaaaaagttatcaatGCTATTACACATATGCAAGTGGCAATTGATGTTATATAAATTAATCAGATTTTGAAAGAATTGTTATATAAAAAGATTGATTTAAACAAAAGGGGAAGTGGCAGGGTAAACAAGTTATTCTTCCTTGTGGGACCCCTTTGCATCATGATCATACCAAGTTCCAACACCATGACTCTCTGTCTCTCTCTGGCTAAAACTTGTTTTTTCCTCATTCATTTTCTATGTAACCATCGCactgtttaaaaaataaacacagCATATTCTCTAATGATAGCTGTACCTTATTaagcctattcattttcttctccaaGAAAATACTAgaatttaatatataagaacTTAACAAAAGAACTAACACCATGGTTAGTTCTACTTTCTCAACATTAGTCTGTTTTCTTATACACTGaaacttggagaaaaagaaagtcttaaaaaaaatggcacagGAGGTGATActagttgttgttgatgtcagTAATGAAATCAGCAGTGATTATGCAATGGAATGGACAATACAAAATGTGACAAAGTCTGATGACTTCATAATTCTGCTTGTTGTTCTTCCTAGACCAAATTTATATCAAAGGCTTAAATCTCtagcatgttattttctttcatgtgagttttcacttttaatttaaCCATTCCATAACAAAAGCGTTCGTTTTCTTTTCCTTACTTTTGCGTATTATTGACCGTGTATGCGTGATGCTCATTGGCAACGTGATAACAGGCGGCGGTAACCATAGTAAAGGAAACTCTTTTGATCAAAGTAAAAGGGATGCCCTTCAACAAACAATCTATGAATATGTCCACAAGATGCAGAAGCTATGCTTAGCTAACAATCTAATGCAGGTAGGTTTCACACTTAATATTTTACAAAGTTTgacaatgtatttttttttttttggatctaaTTTATAACTATTGTCTCTTCATTCTAGGTTCATTTCAAAGTGAAAGTTATTGTTGATGCAGAAGTGGGTTCAATAGCCACAAGAGGCAAAGAAACTGAAGCCTCATGGGTAATACTTGATAGGTACTGTTTTACTTAATTTTATCCTATTATATGAATTACAATTTTGTGGAGGTATTAATTTGAGTAACAATGTGCCAACACTTAAcagttttaatttttctaaaatgcAGATTTCATAAGAAGGAAGTTGGTCACTGCATTAAACAACTGAACAGCAATGTTGTACTCATAGATCATGCTATTCCTAGAATCATTAAAGCAGTAATTCCAATGACAAGGGAAAAATTCAGTAGGAGTAAGAGCCAAAGCAAACCGACAGAAATATCTATTCCTTATATCTTGGATGACAAAATTGCAACATCTCCAAGTTCTTCTGATTTCAGAAGTTCCACCTTTAGAACTTACTCTTTTTCATTGCCTGCCACAGACAAAGAATATCATTGTAAAACCAACCCTTGCAATATCAATCATTCTCATGACTTTATTTATCTAAACTCCGAGTATTTCGATGAGGATATTAAGATGTCTGGCAGCAATATTGATGAGTTGAATCGCAAATCAGTCATCAGCCTTCCCCAGGGAGAAGCAGAAATTGTTCAGTGGATCATATGAAACTTAGTCAAGATAGTAACAATATGCATAAGGTTTTAAGTAGAAAGCTTTTTgtaaaggaaaagagaaaatttgATACAATTCCATGCAATATACACAATATGTAAGGTTTCTGTATTTTGTTTTGGATACAAACTACAGAACACAAGAAATTCATTTACAAAGAGGCGATTATAATTTTCTAGTCTTAATTTCATAATGAATCAGTTTGGTATTTACCCTTAATTGGTGATTTTATTGACACTTCCTCATATAACTTTTTCACAAATGGACACCAAATAAACCCTCAAGTAATGTGCTTTGAGGATTGAACTATGTTGAGCCTATCAAGAATACCAGAAGCTTTCCTCTTAGCTCTTGAAGTTCCACACTGTGCAAGCTTAGACAATGTACCATTGGCTATTTcatcttcttttatttccttcctctttgttttatcattgaaaaatatgatgTACAAGATTGCAACGCAGTTTTCCTTGCTCCGATCCGAAATGCTGTTATCCCTTAAAATACCCATAAAGAAAGGGACAGCGCCGTGACTTCCCAATGCTGCAACAGCCTTTGAATGGCTGGAGAGAAGTGCCAATAGAGACAAAAACTCATCAACTAGAACACGGTCCATGATGATCTTGCTGAGAATAACCTGAACTGCACCTTCTCGAACAGTCCTCGCTTTATTTTCATGTGCAATACAGAGATTGAATATAGCCGAAAGAGCATCTTTCATTGATGATGGATGCCCCTTTTCTAAAAGATCAACCAAATTTTTAATTGCATCAGTTTTTCCAATAATGTGTTTGTTGATATCAAGAGCTGATAATGACAAAATAGCTGCAGCAGCATTGCTTCTTGTTTGTATGGTTCCTGATTTCAAGGAATCAATAATAAAGGTGATAAGCTTTTCATCCTCTACAAAAGCTCTCTTGTTGCTTTCATCAAATGAGAGATTTAGAACAGCTGTAATCAGGTCCTCATGGAGTTCAGGATCAATACAAGCCAAGCCGGGTGATAACGGACTGAGCAAATTCTGAATCACTTCCGAGTCACCGAAGAGTCTTCGAAACGATGGCATTCTCTTTGTTAACAGCCGAAGCTCTCTTGTTGCCTCTTTTTGATCCAATGCAGATAAGGACAGTTTGTGAAGCAACGAACGTAAACGGTATTTGTGTGCTTCAGTTACTTCTCCATTGTCAATGTCCCCAACAGGCATTGGCAGCTCAATTCCATGCTCCTTACACCACCTTGAAATCATGTCATAGACCAAATAATTAGGGGAAAGGATGGAATGAGAGAGGACACGCTGCGCCTGAGGGCAAGCTTTGTGGACTTCATTCAGCCACCTCTGGATGAACGGTCGATCATAAGTCTGCAGcatcaataaattaattaacgAATAATGCAATCATGAGCATTGAATAACAGTGTAACATTCCCGCCCTTTCTTCCTTCccatattgaaaattgaaatcctACTAGGTGTAAAACCTTTAAACAATTAACCACAAAGTCGAGATTTTTTATGTCTATGCAACCACAATAAGACCACGATTGAGGCGCATTAATCACATTTAGCCGCAATTCTCCAGAGAATCGTGACTTCTACCGTGATTTAAAACCTTGCCATTAATATAACCAACTCTCAATCTACAAACAAGTACCAAtccaaaattctaaaaaagaaaaacaaccaaatggaaaatccttcgattttgaACCCTACTAAGTGTAAAACCTCGAGAAAATTGACACCCCATCCTAAGGGTTTTTAAAAAAGTCCACCACAGTAATCTGATCCGTGACATCATAATTTTTAACACCTCTGCAATAACAACGCAACTG is from Medicago truncatula cultivar Jemalong A17 chromosome 1, MtrunA17r5.0-ANR, whole genome shotgun sequence and encodes:
- the LOC11429759 gene encoding probable serine/threonine-protein kinase PBL24 isoform X1 produces the protein MSCFPCCGHQKNKNSNSKREHGSPTAQEITSAAKTPDMKKQRADEQMQGDPTNINAQNFTFRELATATKNFRQECLLSEGGFGRVYKGVIPATGQVVAVKQLDRHGTENSKEFLTEVSLLSHVHHENLVNLIGYCADGDQRLLVYEYFPGTTLEDRLFAENKTDEPPLNWFDRMKVAEAASKGLEYLHDSANPPIIYRDFKAFNILLDVDLNAKLYDFGMVKFSGGDKMNNAPPRVMGTYGYCAPEYTRTGQFSLKSDVYSFGVVLLELITGRRAIDTSKPNEEQNLVSWAQPLFRDPKKFPDMADPLLNKQFPEKDLNQAVAIAAMCLQEEPEARPLIGDVVTALSFLSTGTTQSIPPPSLPTATSVSMHSVATESEWESESESESEGETSDDEGPDHEEDNETSQKHAASSAKYQENDVLIQHQKRASSKKSSRKSSTRSRNVTMSTDSAEGSASSSDQKSRKWKSFVGNLSQKTNSTKKAVIKELSMKSSKKTSIKELSQKSSRKSSIRNLIHKSTGKSSAKVSSHAESEDASMISSHRAGSSIQYTSSAMSDRSSGRGSGSVHSDINHSRRTEESMRLAMESDDEGNSHPFDRMSSSESDRR
- the LOC120577455 gene encoding uncharacterized protein gives rise to the protein MAQEVILVVVDVSNEISSDYAMEWTIQNVTKSDDFIILLVVLPRPNLYQRLKSLACYFLSCGGNHSKGNSFDQSKRDALQQTIYEYVHKMQKLCLANNLMQVHFKVKVIVDAEVGSIATRGKETEASWVILDRFHKKEVGHCIKQLNSNVVLIDHAIPRIIKAVIPMTREKFSRSKSQSKPTEISIPYILDDKIATSPSSSDFRSSTFRTYSFSLPATDKEYHCKTNPCNINHSHDFIYLNSEYFDEDIKMSGSNIDELNRKSVISLPQGEAEIVQWII
- the LOC11429759 gene encoding probable serine/threonine-protein kinase PBL24 isoform X2, giving the protein MSCFPCCGHQKNKNSNSKREHGSPTAQEITSAAKTPDMKKQRADEQMQGDPTNINAQNFTFRELATATKNFRQECLLSEGGFGRVYKGVIPATGQVVAVKQLDRHGTENSKEFLTEVSLLSHVHHENLVNLIGYCADGDQRLLVYEYFPGTTLEDRLFENKTDEPPLNWFDRMKVAEAASKGLEYLHDSANPPIIYRDFKAFNILLDVDLNAKLYDFGMVKFSGGDKMNNAPPRVMGTYGYCAPEYTRTGQFSLKSDVYSFGVVLLELITGRRAIDTSKPNEEQNLVSWAQPLFRDPKKFPDMADPLLNKQFPEKDLNQAVAIAAMCLQEEPEARPLIGDVVTALSFLSTGTTQSIPPPSLPTATSVSMHSVATESEWESESESESEGETSDDEGPDHEEDNETSQKHAASSAKYQENDVLIQHQKRASSKKSSRKSSTRSRNVTMSTDSAEGSASSSDQKSRKWKSFVGNLSQKTNSTKKAVIKELSMKSSKKTSIKELSQKSSRKSSIRNLIHKSTGKSSAKVSSHAESEDASMISSHRAGSSIQYTSSAMSDRSSGRGSGSVHSDINHSRRTEESMRLAMESDDEGNSHPFDRMSSSESDRR
- the LOC11435107 gene encoding U-box domain-containing protein 9: MANNEEQKHALKDKLKELVNTIVEGDDFTVHAADEAITALSVLRDMKCSASFSRKFDHLSLPVPPQFRCPISGLIMTDPVILAIGQTYDRPFIQRWLNEVHKACPQAQRVLSHSILSPNYLVYDMISRWCKEHGIELPMPVGDIDNGEVTEAHKYRLRSLLHKLSLSALDQKEATRELRLLTKRMPSFRRLFGDSEVIQNLLSPLSPGLACIDPELHEDLITAVLNLSFDESNKRAFVEDEKLITFIIDSLKSGTIQTRSNAAAAILSLSALDINKHIIGKTDAIKNLVDLLEKGHPSSMKDALSAIFNLCIAHENKARTVREGAVQVILSKIIMDRVLVDEFLSLLALLSSHSKAVAALGSHGAVPFFMGILRDNSISDRSKENCVAILYIIFFNDKTKRKEIKEDEIANGTLSKLAQCGTSRAKRKASGILDRLNIVQSSKHIT